In the Sandaracinus amylolyticus genome, GATCATGCCGCTCAGCCGCTACATCGCGGGGGACTTCGTCACGCCCGCGATGGAGCTCGCGTGGAGCGCGGGCGTGCCGTACGCCGTGATCCGGCCCGACGGAACGACGACGATCCCACCTCACACGCCGTTCGGCGGGCCCGACGCGCCCGCGCGGCGCGCACGATTCGTCGACATGGTGCTCGAGGACCTGCGCGCGATCCCGGCGATTGCGAGCACGCCGTGGGACGAGCGATCCGACGCCGCGCCCGCGTTCCACCGCGTCGACGCGAGCGCGTATGCGGCATTGCTCGAGGAGGCGTCGAGCGCGCGCAAGCGCGGCCTCTTCGGCCTGCTCGGCACCACGCCTCCGGCGGAGCACCTCACGACCGGGCTCTTCGTGCCACACCGCGTCGAGACCACGTTCGTGATGGAATCTCCGATCAAGCAGCGGGTCGGGTCGGTGCCGAGGGCGCTCGAGGAGCTCGCCGCGAGGACGTGGTCGCCCCTCGCGTCGAGCGCGGTCGCGACGCTGCGCGCGGCGCTCGAAGACGCAGCGCGCCTGCGGCTGCCGATGATCGTCGATCAGTGAGATCGATCGGGACGAGCACGCTTGGATCGCGACACCTCGCGCCTTAGAGTCACGCGACCGCACATGAGCCAGCGCTACCAGGCCCCCTTCGGCCCTCAGGGCACCTCCCCGATCGACCCGCGCCTCGCCGAGAAGCTGCTCGGGGTCGCCCTCTCGAAGGGCGGCGACTACGCGGATCTCTTCTTCGAGTACGAGGTGAGCGGCAGCTACGGCTACGAGGAGGGCATCCTCAAGAGCGCGGGCCGCGGTGTGTCGATGGGCCTCGGCGTGCGCGTGCGGAAGGGCGACGCGACGGGCTACGCGTACTGCGAGGACTTCGAGGTCGACGCGATGGAGCGCGCGGCGCGCACCGCGGCGCAGATCGCGGACGCGGGCGGCAAGGAGCCGGTCGGTCTCGCGCCGCTCGACACGCCCAAGCGCTACCACGTCGAGCTCTACTCGCTCGACGTCGCGGGCGAGCTCAAGCGCGACCTGCTGCGCCGCGCCGACGAGGCCGCGCGCGCTGCGGATCCCCGGGTCTCGCGGGTCGAGGCGTCGATCAGCGAGAGCCTGCGCGAGATCCTGGTCGCGACGAGCGACGGCACGATGGTGCACGACATCCAGCCGCTCATCCGCTTCGGCATCCGCGTGATCGCGGAGCAGAACGGCAAGCGCCAGGCGGGCAGCTCGGGCGGCGGTGGCCGAATGGGCCTCGAGTACTTCGATCAGCGCTCGCCCGAGTGGCACGCGAAGGAAGCGGTGCGTCAGGCGCTCACGATGCTCGACGCGCGCGAGGCCCCGGCGGGCGAGATGGAGGTCGTCCTCGCGCCCGGCGACAGCGGCATCCTCCTCC is a window encoding:
- a CDS encoding TldD/PmbA family protein, with product MSQRYQAPFGPQGTSPIDPRLAEKLLGVALSKGGDYADLFFEYEVSGSYGYEEGILKSAGRGVSMGLGVRVRKGDATGYAYCEDFEVDAMERAARTAAQIADAGGKEPVGLAPLDTPKRYHVELYSLDVAGELKRDLLRRADEAARAADPRVSRVEASISESLREILVATSDGTMVHDIQPLIRFGIRVIAEQNGKRQAGSSGGGGRMGLEYFDQRSPEWHAKEAVRQALTMLDAREAPAGEMEVVLAPGDSGILLHEAVGHGLEADFNRKKTSNYTDQIGQRVASDLCTVVDDATLASSRGSVNVDDEGNVPQSTMLIEKGILRGYMQDRQSTEFFGGRPTGNGRRESFKSHPMPRMTNTMLLAGQDDPEEIVKSVKKGVFARKFGGGQVDISNGDFVFSLTEGYLIEDGKITAPLKGVNLIGNGPDVMRKVVMLGSDMELSDGIWTCGKEGQSVPVGVACPTVKISGMTVGGTQVG